The region CGTTTTTCATAGCGTTTACTTTGTCCAGACGTAGCCAGCAAATAGAAACATgtgcttaaaaaacttaaaaagcattttataacctaatttaatgaaaataagtttagaatatatatatatatatatatatatatatatatatatatatatatatatatatatatatatatatatatatatacagctttGGCCAAAAGTTTGGAACACCCTTGCATTTTTGAAGGAAACAACAcattttgtgtaataacatagcaacatatattttatataactaccATAACAATAGGAAATTAATATACAGTCTGTAGGTCATTAAAAATCCACAGTTAGTATTTTGTATATTGTCATTGACTCTTCAGAACAGCTTCTATACGCCTGGGCATCGAGGTCACCAAATTCTCACAATACTTCTGACTCACTTCTGTCACCCATACACGCTTTATAACCTCTATTAGATCCTTTTCTGACGTCGGTGCTTGCTCAGAAACCTTTTGTTTAATTAAGGTTCACATATTTTCAATGGGATTGAGGTCTGGGCTTGATCCAGGCCATGAACCTAAGACCTCAATCCCAAAATCCCGAAGCCAACTACTCACTGCCCTTGTTTGATGGCAGGGAGCACCATCATGCTGAAATGTGGTGCAATTGAGTACCCCCATATGATGGGGAAGTTTCTCTTGTAGAATACTAAGGTAGACCTGATCATTGATCGTTGTATTTTGCGGCATGAACCAGATACCTCCCCTGCTCGCAGCGCTAAAGCTTGCCCAAACCATGACTGTAGGTGACTTCTTTACCGTTGGTGTTACATATCTGGCATTGAAACGTTGATTTGGTGGTCTCCTAACACGACATGACTTTGATTGAAACTGAGTAAAGGTAGCTTCATCCGAAAACATCACATTCTCCAGTTTTCTGCCACCCAGTGCCGGTACTTCCTGCAAAAGGCCAATCGGTCTTTGATGTTTTTAACGGTCATCTTGGCTTTTTTTGCAGCACGATAGCACCGGAGATTGAAATTATTTACCAATCGCCTCCTGATTGTTCGGGAACTTGGTGGGTCCGACATGGATGATGATATAGCTGAGGAGGATCACGTGGGATGACCAATACAGGCCCTTCGGATGAGACGATTAGCTGATAATGAAGTTACACGTGGTCTTCCAGATCTTTTGTGTGAATCCAGTGTACCCAACTCTGTTGCGCTAGCAATCCCTTTGATGACTGCCGATCGGAAAACCCCCAGAATGCTGAAATTCTCTTTTTAGAGAAGTTTTGCTGGTGGAGCACCATAATTTGCGCACGTTTTGCGACTGACAACTTCTTTCCACTTGCCATTAGAAGATTATGGGTCAAATTATCTGCAAACACACCAAGAACAAAATTGTGAATTGctaatatttactaatatttaattaactactaagtaaaacaaggtaaattgaatataaaaatcaaCCTTTACTCcttctaaaatataatttataatttctgCCTGTTTGAAATGATTCCAAAATATGGACGTAAAATAAAGTCGTATTTAGAGTCCAAAAATAGAAATTTCTAACCTGTAGAGCGTGTTAGAAAACGTCTACACATGCACGTGAATCAATCTAAGAACGTAAACAAGTCAGACACTGCATAAGAAATTTATAGCTTTACCCATGATTGATTGTGTGTCTCTCATAATGAACAACGGCTGATACTGAAATCAATGGTACATTGATTGTATAAGCTATAAATATCTTTGTATGCAAGCGTAAGATAGGGAACAACGCTCATTCTGTAGCTTGTCTTCTATATTTCAACAACTAACACAAATTAGTGGAAATTAGTCATTGCGACATAGTCTATAACCGCCGAAAATGGCTAAAACGCCCAAAATGCAAGGGTGTTCCAAACTTTTGGCCaaagctgtatatatatatatatatatatatatatatttgttaaatttgattaaaacggctgcgtataaacttttagttttgaatatatttcgatgtaattatatatttacacaatATTTCGCTGACCTTTGCGGTCAGCATCATCAGGTGTAATGATGATGCTGACCGCAAAGGTCAGCGAAATattgtgtaaatatataattacatcgaaatatattcaaaactaaaagtttatacgcagccgttttaatcaaatttaacaaatataaatatcgtataacaagaatatgattttaaaagatatatatatatatatatatatatatatatatatatatatatatatatatatatatatatatatatataacaaatgtttatttaataatgtatttacttacttaacataaagttttaaggaaaaaattaacAAGCTGTCATCAAAGATATCCTACAACTGATATTGCTCAAAACAAAATTCagtttaacaattaaaattataatatgtaaAGTTTAAAGGTCGAATTATTGAATTATAACTCGAAtatcaaacttcaaaaattcTTAAACTGATAAACTGCGTAAAccgaattttatttaaaaagtcaaatataAATCCTAATTTTATCAACCTAATACccccaaaaataaaatatacctagatttagcaatattttgcaaaaaaaaaataaaaaaaatagcagTACAACATAATGACAGCAATAAAAAAAGCCAGATCTGTTAAAAAAACCCAGCTGTGCTAATGTTcggtatatattttgtttgttttttcaattctGTAATTGGTGCTCATAAATTAAGAATCTTTTAAACGGCGTAAGAAATTGTActacttctttttattttttatttttttctatttatttcgtcattttacacattttacaatgttatctataaatttaaacaaatatatataattacaagctgactggggcaagtagaagTCAAAATgacttatcatcaagcccctttgtgaaatacaaaaaaaaaaaaaaaatacaattaaagtttaCATTTTCCAATATTACATAAAAGAGtgaaattattaagtttaaaaaaaaaattggttagaAATTTTAGAAGGTTAAAGaagaacttaaagttaaaaaaagaacttaaagttaaaaaaagaagaaatttaagataaagttaaaatatgaaataacaaataaaaaattacaaatctgTACATATTCGTATACATATTAaagacaataaacaaaaaaaaaaaaaaaaatttaattcgcttcatatgcatatacatattcaatacaatattaaaattaaataaagtacataaaaaattaaaaatacaaaactatttcgatttttttttcaaaaaaatgagaGAATGTAcgtaatgtttaaatttagtaagtgtttttttatagttcttttaaatgtagcaatagattttatttttttcatattttcgtcaagaaccgAATTCCACAAGCGTGGTCCCCGGCATATAGTCGAGAAGTCAGATTTTTTGAGTGATGTTAGTGGGATGTAGTAATTACTCATTGAAtgtcttgtttcatatttatgattaatttgagtgaaacttttaaaaaaatattttggaatcatttcattttgaagtttaaacataaataacaagttatggtatatatttagtttgtatacatttagagcatttatttccttgagtaacggctcgGCACTTTCGTATCTACTTGCGCCCAAAACTAATctacttgcttgcttttgttttgtataaataatttttaggaaagataaatgattgtttgcccaggcaatattacaatagttaatatgacaaagtataaatgaaaagtataaattttttaaacataaattatttaaaagatgttttgtcTTGTACATAATCCCCAGGGTCTTTGAAACTTTGTTCTCGACtagctttatttggcttttccaatttaaattcTCATCGAAAATTATTCctagtattttcattgaaaaaactctttttattttaatattgttaattgttagtTCAGGTAATTTGAGTGGAAGGTTCTCGGATTTAGATGacttagcaaacaaaatatatttcgttttttcaatatttaatgaaagtttatttgcttCAAACCACTCATTAAGATATATTAATTCTgtgtttacaatataaaaaatattttttaaatttgagtcagaaaagaaaacatttgtgtcatcagcaaaaataatataattaagtattttgaagacaaataaatatcattaatataaattaaaaacagcaggggtccaagtattgatccttggggaactccgcaATTTATTGATTCAAATGGGGAACATGTTAAGTCATATGGTACTCCTTGTTTACGATTTTGTAAATAACATTGCAGCCACTTTAAATTGGAGTGAACTACTCCATAATTGTGTAGTTTATAAATTAGAATCTTGTGGTTgacagtatcaaatgcttttgatagatctagAAAAATTCCGAGTGTGTAACTGTCGTTatcaaaaccatttaaaatttggTTGGCAAGATCAATTACTGCATGTTCCGTGGAATGGTTGTTGCGAaatccaaactgtttatgataaagaatgttgtttttttcaagataattgtacagTCTGTTGTGCATAATACGCTCTAGTATTTTGGAAAAACAAGAAAGTATggaaattggtctgtagttaGATTTTATTGAGTCATCACCGCCTTTGTATATcggaattatttttgctaattttagttggtcaggaaaaatgccgttttttagggaaagattaaaaattttaaaaagaggtTTCTCTATAATATCTGAGACCGCTTTTACAACATCAGGGTTAACTTCATCCAGACCCgcacttttatttgttttcagcaTACTAATTGCTAGTCGAAGTTCATCAATTAAAAGCTCCGACTCCTCCATGAAGGAATcagatttttgcaaaaaaaatttaaatgatttttttccctCAGGAATTGCACCGGCAAGcttttttcctatatttataaaaaagctattaaatgtttcagcaatttctttattaacaaaagcATCTCCTCTATTATCATCTCTTTGCAATCTTTTTGGAAGATTATCACTTTTCACAATTCCCACTCCTGTTATATCTTTAATTACATTCCATGTTTTCCTTGCAtttccaaatgttttattaagtaacaaagagtagtaattttttttggattgcttttttaatttttcaaaagaatttttatattttttgtatttgatttcatttttgtagttcttttttttaaaaaatttttggtaaagtttttgtttcctttttgaCGACTTAATGAGTCCTCTCGTCATCCACGgacttaacaaatttttagaattaacaattttttttatttttggaaaggCCTTTTCGTATTGTCTTGTAAACATgcgaataaaaaaattgtagccATCATTAACGTCATTGGAATCAGTTAAAAGTTCCCAGTTTACTTCATGTAAGAGATCACGAAACGTGGCGattgattcattatttattttccttaCGTATaccgtttttgtttttattttattctcaagGGTTGCAGAATTTATTATCAGAAAAACTGGAAAGTGATCAGTTAAatctgttttaataataccaCTTTGGATTTTAGTCCTTGtgtaattattagtaataatattatcgatAATAGATGCAGTTGTTTTAGTCACACCTGTTGGCTTATTAATCATGGGAAAAACGCTGTATTgcaaaagtgtatttataaaattcacgACTTGGTTATTAgctttattattcaataaattcaaattaaaatcacctaataagtacacatttttttaaataagctttGGTAGCAAATAGTTTAAGTGGTTTTCAAATTGATTGTAATTACCGTTTGGCGGTCTATATATTGcagttataaatgtatttttatttgttttattaattaattaattatttaattaattaatatcaGAGGTGTGGAAAAGAGGtgtggagttgtaaaaaaaagtaccaactccgactccaattgttgaaattttacatgtttaaaaaaaacataagaaatatggattatttttcaaaaaccaaaGATCTTAACATGGAAGATAAAAATCATACCAAAGTCATTTGTCAGATTAAAGTGCCGGCTAGAACAGGACCAATTTGtggaaaaaattgtttgcagcAAACTCCGATACCAGCTCTCTGAGAACTCGCATTAAGTCCTTCCATCCAAACAATACCAAAGCAGTTGTTTTATTTGAGGCAGCAAGAAATCAAACAAGACTTAATAATACAATGAAGTCAGAAAAACTTTACAACCAAGTGGAGAAGAGGATCTCTGGTAAGAAAAGAGACCAACATGAGTACTCAACTTATTCTAACACTGAAACTGATGTAGTTGATTCATTGGGTAAGATTAACCTTTAATTCAACCATGGAAGTACTATGAAACTGCTTTCTAATACTTCCatgttttaacttattataatcTTTCAACCACTTCTCTACACAAAATAGAACAAGTGGTTTACGAAGATTAATTTCGTAAGCCACTTCTTTACATGGTcactttacatggtcataaatttaaaacaagagaAGATTTTTGGATGAAACTTAAAATCTGTTGATAAATTAGATCTATTTCAGatagaattttgaaaatttttatgataatagaAGACGTTGTTCAAGGACGGGGGAAATTTGGTGTCAGAACGAAGCTAGGTTAGCTACAATTATCTAAACTTTTTGCATGCCATCCTTATTTGAAACCAGTATCATTATACTAGATATTTGAGTATGTTACATAGCTCTTGGTTACAACAAAACTATTCGGTATCCGCCAAGGTGTGTGATTTCTTCCCAGATGATTTTTCCCCAGATGATCCCCAGATTTCACCCCTGgtgagaaaagtttttttttgtttttggaatgAGGAAGAGTTTTCTGatgataaacaaacaaaaaattattgggATGTGATGTAAAGTCATAGCACGTTTCTATGCATCGTGACTGCATATCAAAGAAGTCAAAAGTGATAATCCAAAATGAAATGAAGCAAAGATAGCCAGTTGCTTaactaaacttgttttaaactgaaaaactatAGTTGTTTTTATGCCATTAAAATATTCATTCTAAATGTTTAGAAACAACAAGCCCAACAactcaaatttaaacaaataagattagaaaaaaaatgtttttatttatttttgtataatggAGTTTAATACATATAGAACCATCGGGAAAAATTACAACATTGGATATTTAAAGCATCCTAAGATTATCTTTTTGTACTGGGCATCAGAATACCTAAGAAAAGATTATAAGATTAAGTTTTCATATAGAAGCTTTGTTTTTAGGTGTCTTTGCAATCATTATTTTGAGTTCTCCTtccttaaaaatagtttagtacaaattttcattacaatttcactgcaaaaaagttcaaaaggaGGTTGAGATAAAGTCTTGGtaagaagttaaaataaaaatttggagTACAAATTTTTCATAATCTTAAGCTTGTataccaaaaaacataaaatctgagaaatttgttttttttggtatacAAGTAAATGTGTCAACCATAAGTTGAATTTGCTGTAAGATCGCAATATCACCAATAAATGTATCAGCATTTAAAAGCTGTTTAACACCCTGTTTGGTATCCTACTTACAGCTTACTTTTCCTCAGGGTGTAATCATAATTCCACACTGAGGAAAAGTCTAGGATGGATGACTCCCAAGCAGGTATTTACTGAGAATATATGTGCCTCAATgggttaaaaattatataaagcgacgatgttaaacattttaaaatcttataatgaAGAAAGATTGATTAAAACATCGACAGGTGAATTGTTCATACCTGTTAGATTGTATTATAGGATACATAATAAAACACTACTTGTTAAGGCTATTAATAAGCTTAAATGCACTGAATTTGCTGAATGGgataagaattattttattatttcctatTACATAGAAGCAAAAAAACTAGACTTTGACGTTTTTATCAAGACGTACCTCCATAATTATATCCGGTAAGGTAAACAGgttgttgtataaaaaatagttttactttaTGTATAGACCTAAAGTCTTTTCAAGAGCTATggaaatgaataattttttatcaaagcatATACGCCCGTCTAATATTAATGAAATTACAGGTTTTGCGCATGGGAATAACGTAACTGTTTGCAAAATGATGAGGAATTGCAAGCACAATTTGATCTGGATTATAGCgtattatttaatcatttaatgGATAACACAGAAGAAAGGTTAACAAAATACATGGATATTATTAAGCAGAAACGGTTGCTAGATACAGACGGTACTAGAGAATCAGAAGATCAGGTCATGGATAATACTTTGTCTTATTTATATGAACAAGAAAAATACAATTACCCAACAGCAGGAAAAATCAACATTAGATATCAAAGATCTGAACATCAAGCTCAACTTGATATGTTGATTTTTAGATCAGGTATGAAACAAAAAGTAGGGGGCAAACGTTACAAAGGTTGTAAAAGTTATACATCGTTTGATGCTATAAATGATTCTTTAGAATTTGTTTCTAAACTCGAGCCCTTGCACTTCAATCTTGAATCCGCATTGATATTGACTTTATCTGTGAAGTTATAATAATAGTGAAAGCAAGAGAGTAAAACAGGATAAGAAGCTAATAACGGTGGTTGGAACTATTTGTAAGGAAGGGCAAAATACTTATGGTGGCAGGCGTATTAAGACCATATTTGAGAGGCAAGGTATAGTCATTAACTGCAGACGAACCACAAGGCTGATGGAAGAGGCTAATTAAGTATGTAAAACAAAACGTAAATTCAGGGCTACTAACGACTCCAATCATAAACTGTCTGTTGCTCCTAATTTGTTAGCCAGGCAGTTTAAGGTTGATGCTCCAAACGGTTATTGGGTAGGGGATACAACCTATGTCCCTACTAAGGAAGAATGGTTATATCTGGCGACGGTAATTGATTTGTATTCCAGAAAAGTTGTTGTTGGTCAATGAGTAACAGGATACAAGCCGAACTGGTGAATAATGCCTTGTTAATGGCAATCTGGCAACGTAGGCCTCTTAAAAGGCTAATCTGGAATACTGATCGTGGTAGCCAGTATGCTTCTGGTAGC is a window of Hydra vulgaris chromosome 15, alternate assembly HydraT2T_AEP DNA encoding:
- the LOC136091789 gene encoding uncharacterized protein LOC136091789 produces the protein MEQSKKNYYSLLLNKTFGNARKTWNVIKDITGVGIVKSDNLPKRLQRDDNRGDAFVNKEIAETFNSFFINIGKKLAGAIPEGKKSFKFFLQKSDSFMEESELLIDELRLAISMLKTNKSAGLDEVNPDVVKAVSDIIEKPLFKIFNLSLKNGIFPDQLKLAKIIPIYKGGDDSIKSNYRPISILSCFSKILERIMHNRLYNYLEKNNILYHKQFGFRNNHSTEHAVIDLANQILNGFDNDSYTLGIFLDLSKAFDTVNHKILIYKLHNYGVLNAFKGVLKRSTCFPLLATSGQSKRYEKRTPISELLCSQVVQQCNQREVAGYNIKKIHKQLSMLSIPAHDLDKAEVAVVDIDAESLISDGFQ